The following proteins are encoded in a genomic region of Oncorhynchus keta strain PuntledgeMale-10-30-2019 chromosome 35, Oket_V2, whole genome shotgun sequence:
- the rasl11a gene encoding ras-like protein family member 11A-like: protein MRLLVDPPRTMNSGSSNFLLVPIPEYPVLDCVPNKNVKIVVLGASNVGKTALIVRFLTKRFIGDYEANTGALYSRKINLDGEQVSLQVQDTPCVSLQDDAEGLYCQEQINRSIYWADGYVLVFSITDHSSYRTIQPLYQHVRRIHPAGNIPVILVGNKSDLLRARQVPADEGETLAASLGGPYFEASARENHEGVHAAFLHLCGEVSRALGGGNGEKRRGGLHLARPKSPNMQELKRRFRQVLSSKGKSSTNTL from the exons ATGCGTCTTCTTGTCGACCCACCGAGAACAATGAATAGTGGTTCTAGCAACTTTCTGCTAGTTCCAATACCGGAGTATCCCGTTCTCGACTGCGTGCCCAACAAAAACGTTAAGATTGTGGTTTTGGGAGCGAGCAACGTCGGGAAAACAG CTTTGATCGTCAGGTTTCTGACCAAGAGGTTCATTGGGGACTATGAGGCAAACACAG GGGCCCTTTACTCCAGAAAGATCAATCTAGATGGAGAACAGGTCTCACTACAGGTTCAGGACACACCCTGTGTCTCTCTACAG GATGATGCAGAGGGGCTATATTGTCAGGAGCAGATCAACAGGTCTATCTACTGGGCGGATGGATACGTCCTGGTGTTCTCCATCACCGACCACAGCAGTTATAGAACCATACAGCCTCTCTACCAGCACGTCAGACGCATCCACCCTGCAGGGAACATACCTGTCATTCTG gtggGCAACAAGAGCGACCTCCTCCGTGCCCGCCAGGTGCCGGCTGACGAGGGCGAGACATTGGCAGCCTCTCTGGGTGGGCCGTACTTTGAGGCGTCTGCCAGGGAGAACCACGAGGGGGTCCACGCCGCCTTCCTGCACCTCTGTGGCGAGGTGAGCCGGGCGCTGGGCGGGGGTAacggggagaaaaggagaggggggcTGCACCTGGCCCGGCCCAAGTCCCCCAACATGCAGGAGCTGAAGAGGAGGTTTCGACAGGTGCTGTCCTCTAAGGGAAAGTCTTCTACTAACACCTTGTGA